The Musa acuminata AAA Group cultivar baxijiao chromosome BXJ1-3, Cavendish_Baxijiao_AAA, whole genome shotgun sequence genome window below encodes:
- the LOC135626783 gene encoding leucine-rich repeat protein 2-like, producing the protein MALLPVALPCLSSLLLVLLLVVASPASSSNSEGEALHAWRTRLTDPTNVLQSWDPTLVNPCTWFHVTCDSQNRVIRIDLGNSNISGPLASELSRLEHLQYLELYRNNFEGKIPAELGNLKSLISMDLYENRLQGEIPKSFAKLKSLRFLRLDNNRLSGAIPRELVLLSNLKVLDVSNNDLCGTIPIDGPFANFPLQSFDNNSRLNGPELQGLASYDFGC; encoded by the exons ATGGCTCTTCTTCCGGTGGCGCTGCCCTgcctctcctccctcctcctcgtcctcctcctcgtcgtcgcCTCGCCGGCTTCCTCCAGCAACTCCGAGG GAGAGGCGTTGCACGCATGGAGGACGCGGCTCACCGATCCCACCAACGTGCTGCAGAGCTGGGATCCCACCCTCGTCAACCCCTGCACCTGGTTCCATGTCACCTGCGACTCCCAGAACCGTGTTATTCGCAT AGATTTGGGAAATTCCAACATCTCCGGCCCTCTCGCCTCCGAGCTTAGCCGCCTGGAGCACCTGCAATACCT GGAGCTCTACAGGAACAACTTCGAGGGCAAAATCCCTGCGGAGTTGGGCAATTTGAAGAGTCTCATCAGCATGGATTTgtatgagaaccgactgcaaggagAGATTCCTAAGTCCTTTGCCAAATTGAAGTCACTTAGATTCTT GCGGCTAGACAACAACAGGCTTTCCGGAGCCATTCCCAGAGAGCTTGTTTTGCTTTCAAATCTCAAAGTCTT GGATGTTTCAAACAATGATCTTTGTGGAACCATTCCAATTGATGGACCATTTGCAAACTTTCCTCTTCAGAG CTTTGACAACAACAGTAGACTTAATGGACCGGAGCTACAAGGACTCGCCTCCTATGACTTTGGCTGTTGA
- the LOC103979423 gene encoding small ribosomal subunit protein uS14: MGHSNVWNSHPKNYGPGSRVCRVCGNPHGLIRKYGLMCCRQCFRSNAKEIGFIKYR; encoded by the exons ATGGGGCATTCGAACGTCTGGAACTCGCATCCCAAGAACTACGGCCCTGGATCTCGAGTTTG CCGGGTTTGTGGGAACCCTCATGGACTGATCAGGAAGTACGGGCTTATGTGTTGCAGACAGTGTTTCCGCAGTAATGCCAAAGAAATTGGCTTCATTAAG TACCGCTGA
- the LOC103979421 gene encoding transcription factor RSL2-like isoform X2, with protein MQHEIFWTADVSTSAGLRSLLVSWCATCRAGIKGLVSEASWSCFDPAMSVEESEVMAQLLGGSQSFAGDHDQQQQMLWSDHNADSYYCAATSYPDPYCWPQGNCSRSSTTDYYYFSDPHMVPAIGVSSTPMSFSIGGEPIDTPSFPVGAHHQFGAAVCVTEEASGDEVVDSLAKPPPPPPPPPAHASQAIKRRLHGGVIEVAANTEEDDTQLQSPKKKARASAPMPKKGKNAQSKKAQKSGGSCNEEESNGDMNPQSSCCYTSEDDSNGSQELKGAAASLNSNGKTRAGRGSATDPQSLYARKRRERINERLRILQTLVPNGTKVDISTMLEEAVQYVKFLQLQIKLLSSDDLWMYAPIAYNGMNLGIDLNIASKSQQ; from the exons ATGCAACATGAAATATTTTGGACGGCAGATGTCTCTACCAG TGCTGGGTTGAGATCTCTTCTGGTTTCTTGGTGTGCCACATGTCGAGCCGGGATCAAG GGATTGGTTTCGGAGGCAAGCTGGAGCTGCTTCGATCCGGCGATGTCGGTGGAGGAGTCCGAAGTCATGGCGCAGCTGTTGGGGGGGTCTCAGAGCTTCGCAGGCGACCATGATCAACAGCAACAGATGCTTTGGTCCGACCATAATGCCGATTCTTACTACTGTGCTGCTACTTCTTACCCCGATCCGTACTGTTGGCCGCAAGGCAACTGTAGCAGAAGCAGCACCACCGACTATTACTACTTTAGCGATCCCCACATGGTTCCTGCGATCGGCGTTAGCTCTACCCCGATGAGTTTTAGTATCGGCGGCGAGCCGATCGACACCCCGTCCTTCCCCGTCGGTGCTCATCATCAGTTTGGCGCAGCGGTCTGCGTGACCGAGGAAGCCAGCGGTGACGAAGTCGTGGATTCCTTGGCGAAGCCTCCtccacctccgcctcctcctcctgcgCATGCCTCGCAAGCCATCAAGAGAAGGTTGCATGGTGGCGTCATCGAGGTGGCTGCCAACACGGAAGAGGATGACACCCAACTCCAGAGCCCCAAAAAGAAGGCCCGGGCATCGGCACCT ATGCCTAAGAAGGGGAAGAATGCGCAGTCCAAGAAGGCTCAGAAGAGTGGTGGTAGCTGCAACGAGGAAGAGAGCAATGGCGACATGAATCCTCAGAGCTCCTGTTGCTACACCTCGGAGGACGACTCGAACGGATCTCAGGAGCTGAAGGGAGCTGCTGCATCTCTGAATTCAAATGGCAAGACGAGAGCTGGTCGTGGCTCAGCTACCGATCCACAGAGTCTCTATGCGAGG AAGAGGAGAGAAAGAATCAACGAGAGGTTGCGAATTCTGCAGACTTTGGTCCCGAATGGAACAAAG GTTGACATCAGCACAATGCTCGAGGAAGCAGTTCAATATGTGAAGTTCTTGCAGCTTCAAATTAAG CTTCTGAGCTCTGATGACTTGTGGATGTATGCACCCATTGCATACAATGGCATGAACCTTGGGATCGACCTGAACATAGCTTCAAAATCTCAGCAGTGA
- the LOC135626795 gene encoding LOB domain-containing protein 37-like, which translates to MSCNGCRVLRKGCSEACVLRPCLQWIDTAEAQGHATVFVAKFFGRAGLMSFISAVPDHQRPALFQSLLFEACGRTINPVGGAVGLLWTGNWHLCQAAVDTVLRGGALRPLPSVKDGFPLAAEAKRCKAVPSPPPDGACDLDLCLSPLYPAGWQKAQRPATPSMNSEGSVTTTTSGESSAGVEPRLLNLFV; encoded by the exons ATGAGCTGCAACGGTTGCAGGGTGCTGCGCAAGGGATGCAGCGAGGCGTGCGTGCTGCGGCCGTGCCTCCAGTGGATCGACACGGCCGAGGCGCAGGGCCACGCCACCGTCTTCGTCGCCAAGTTCTTCGGCCGCGCCGGCCTCATGTCCTTCATCTCCGCCGTCCCCGATCACCAACGCCCTG CCCTGTTCCAGTCGCTGCTCTTCGAGGCGTGCGGGCGGACCATCAACCCCGTTGGCGGCGCCGTCGGGCTGCTCTGGACCGGCAACTGGCACCTCTGCCAGGCCGCCGTCGACACCGTCCTCCGCGGCGGTGCCCTCCGGCCCCTTCCCTCCGTAAAAGACGGCTTCCCGCTGGCCGCGGAGGCGAAACGGTGCAAAGCGGTGCCCTCCCCTCCCCCCGACGGCGCGTGCGACCTGGACCTGTGCTTGTCCCCTCTGTATCCCGCGGGATGGCAGAAGGCGCAGCGGCCCGCGACGCCATCAATGAACTCTGAGGGGTCGGTGACGACGACGACCAGCGGCGAGAGCTCCGCCGGAGTCGAGCCGAGGCTTCTCAACCTCTTCGTTTGA
- the LOC103979421 gene encoding transcription factor RSL2-like isoform X1 has protein sequence MVVIRLSLSAFASGQHKSSGRCRFQRWRRYNIPWRKLRAEGAAINQTIGIPSSVASTTHGAIRTMFSLHCSAGLRSLLVSWCATCRAGIKGLVSEASWSCFDPAMSVEESEVMAQLLGGSQSFAGDHDQQQQMLWSDHNADSYYCAATSYPDPYCWPQGNCSRSSTTDYYYFSDPHMVPAIGVSSTPMSFSIGGEPIDTPSFPVGAHHQFGAAVCVTEEASGDEVVDSLAKPPPPPPPPPAHASQAIKRRLHGGVIEVAANTEEDDTQLQSPKKKARASAPMPKKGKNAQSKKAQKSGGSCNEEESNGDMNPQSSCCYTSEDDSNGSQELKGAAASLNSNGKTRAGRGSATDPQSLYARKRRERINERLRILQTLVPNGTKVDISTMLEEAVQYVKFLQLQIKLLSSDDLWMYAPIAYNGMNLGIDLNIASKSQQ, from the exons ATGGTGGTGATCCGGCTTTCTCTTTCTGCTTTTGCTAGTGGGCAGCACAAAAGCAGCGGTCGGTGTCGATTTCAGCGGTGGAGACGGTACAATATTCCCTGGCGCAAGTTGAGGGCGGAAGGAGCAGCCATCAACCAAACCATTGGAATCCCCAGCTCCGTGGCGAGTACGACTCATGGAGCGATACGAACAA TGTTCAGCCTTCATTGCAGTGCTGGGTTGAGATCTCTTCTGGTTTCTTGGTGTGCCACATGTCGAGCCGGGATCAAG GGATTGGTTTCGGAGGCAAGCTGGAGCTGCTTCGATCCGGCGATGTCGGTGGAGGAGTCCGAAGTCATGGCGCAGCTGTTGGGGGGGTCTCAGAGCTTCGCAGGCGACCATGATCAACAGCAACAGATGCTTTGGTCCGACCATAATGCCGATTCTTACTACTGTGCTGCTACTTCTTACCCCGATCCGTACTGTTGGCCGCAAGGCAACTGTAGCAGAAGCAGCACCACCGACTATTACTACTTTAGCGATCCCCACATGGTTCCTGCGATCGGCGTTAGCTCTACCCCGATGAGTTTTAGTATCGGCGGCGAGCCGATCGACACCCCGTCCTTCCCCGTCGGTGCTCATCATCAGTTTGGCGCAGCGGTCTGCGTGACCGAGGAAGCCAGCGGTGACGAAGTCGTGGATTCCTTGGCGAAGCCTCCtccacctccgcctcctcctcctgcgCATGCCTCGCAAGCCATCAAGAGAAGGTTGCATGGTGGCGTCATCGAGGTGGCTGCCAACACGGAAGAGGATGACACCCAACTCCAGAGCCCCAAAAAGAAGGCCCGGGCATCGGCACCT ATGCCTAAGAAGGGGAAGAATGCGCAGTCCAAGAAGGCTCAGAAGAGTGGTGGTAGCTGCAACGAGGAAGAGAGCAATGGCGACATGAATCCTCAGAGCTCCTGTTGCTACACCTCGGAGGACGACTCGAACGGATCTCAGGAGCTGAAGGGAGCTGCTGCATCTCTGAATTCAAATGGCAAGACGAGAGCTGGTCGTGGCTCAGCTACCGATCCACAGAGTCTCTATGCGAGG AAGAGGAGAGAAAGAATCAACGAGAGGTTGCGAATTCTGCAGACTTTGGTCCCGAATGGAACAAAG GTTGACATCAGCACAATGCTCGAGGAAGCAGTTCAATATGTGAAGTTCTTGCAGCTTCAAATTAAG CTTCTGAGCTCTGATGACTTGTGGATGTATGCACCCATTGCATACAATGGCATGAACCTTGGGATCGACCTGAACATAGCTTCAAAATCTCAGCAGTGA
- the LOC103979421 gene encoding transcription factor RSL2-like isoform X3: MQCSLCFAKCLCVLFHLCNCSYLAMEPQGLVSEASWSCFDPAMSVEESEVMAQLLGGSQSFAGDHDQQQQMLWSDHNADSYYCAATSYPDPYCWPQGNCSRSSTTDYYYFSDPHMVPAIGVSSTPMSFSIGGEPIDTPSFPVGAHHQFGAAVCVTEEASGDEVVDSLAKPPPPPPPPPAHASQAIKRRLHGGVIEVAANTEEDDTQLQSPKKKARASAPMPKKGKNAQSKKAQKSGGSCNEEESNGDMNPQSSCCYTSEDDSNGSQELKGAAASLNSNGKTRAGRGSATDPQSLYARKRRERINERLRILQTLVPNGTKVDISTMLEEAVQYVKFLQLQIKLLSSDDLWMYAPIAYNGMNLGIDLNIASKSQQ, encoded by the exons ATGCAATGCTCCCTGTGCTTTGCTAAATGTCTCTGCGTCCTCTTCCACCTCTGTAATTGTTCGTACCTCGCGATGGAGCCTCAGGGATTGGTTTCGGAGGCAAGCTGGAGCTGCTTCGATCCGGCGATGTCGGTGGAGGAGTCCGAAGTCATGGCGCAGCTGTTGGGGGGGTCTCAGAGCTTCGCAGGCGACCATGATCAACAGCAACAGATGCTTTGGTCCGACCATAATGCCGATTCTTACTACTGTGCTGCTACTTCTTACCCCGATCCGTACTGTTGGCCGCAAGGCAACTGTAGCAGAAGCAGCACCACCGACTATTACTACTTTAGCGATCCCCACATGGTTCCTGCGATCGGCGTTAGCTCTACCCCGATGAGTTTTAGTATCGGCGGCGAGCCGATCGACACCCCGTCCTTCCCCGTCGGTGCTCATCATCAGTTTGGCGCAGCGGTCTGCGTGACCGAGGAAGCCAGCGGTGACGAAGTCGTGGATTCCTTGGCGAAGCCTCCtccacctccgcctcctcctcctgcgCATGCCTCGCAAGCCATCAAGAGAAGGTTGCATGGTGGCGTCATCGAGGTGGCTGCCAACACGGAAGAGGATGACACCCAACTCCAGAGCCCCAAAAAGAAGGCCCGGGCATCGGCACCT ATGCCTAAGAAGGGGAAGAATGCGCAGTCCAAGAAGGCTCAGAAGAGTGGTGGTAGCTGCAACGAGGAAGAGAGCAATGGCGACATGAATCCTCAGAGCTCCTGTTGCTACACCTCGGAGGACGACTCGAACGGATCTCAGGAGCTGAAGGGAGCTGCTGCATCTCTGAATTCAAATGGCAAGACGAGAGCTGGTCGTGGCTCAGCTACCGATCCACAGAGTCTCTATGCGAGG AAGAGGAGAGAAAGAATCAACGAGAGGTTGCGAATTCTGCAGACTTTGGTCCCGAATGGAACAAAG GTTGACATCAGCACAATGCTCGAGGAAGCAGTTCAATATGTGAAGTTCTTGCAGCTTCAAATTAAG CTTCTGAGCTCTGATGACTTGTGGATGTATGCACCCATTGCATACAATGGCATGAACCTTGGGATCGACCTGAACATAGCTTCAAAATCTCAGCAGTGA